Proteins encoded by one window of Myripristis murdjan chromosome 1, fMyrMur1.1, whole genome shotgun sequence:
- the LOC115378415 gene encoding nicotinate-nucleotide pyrophosphorylase [carboxylating] translates to MFMMTPPKCIAPHSIPPHTLTRLAREWLAEDAPNFDPAGVCVGSQEVEARLLCKTPHSVLAGSPFFTAVLAEVGCTVDWIYQEGAEIGPDGVTLTAVVRGPARCLLIGERVALNCLARASGIATRCSQLQRMAAAAGWHGEVAGTRKTTPGFRLVEKYAMLVGGVSMHRQDLSGMVMLKDNHIWASGSITQAVKAARSVCGFSSKIEVECSSREEGSEAARAGADIVMLDNFQPQDLHTAARMLKAEFPTLLIEASGGVTIESLPKYFSSDVDIISMGCITQGCPVVDFSLKVQKPLRAAGMMTPSPKNV, encoded by the exons ATGTTCATGATGACACCGCCCAAATGTATAGCACCACACTCCATCCCACCCCACACACTGACCCGGCTGGCACGAGAGTGGCTGGCAGAGGACGCACCAAATTTTGACCCGGCGGGTGTTTGCGTGGGGTCACAAGAGGTCGAGGCGAGGCTGCTGTGTAAAACCCCCCACAGCGTGCTGGCAGGAAGCCCCTTCTTCACAGCCGTGTTGGCTGAGGTGGGCTGCACCGTGGACTGGATATACCAGGAGGGGGCTGAGATAG GTCCAGATGGCGTCACACTGACAGCTGTGGTGAGAGGCCCAGCAAGGTGTCTCCTCATTGGGGAACGAGTGGCACTCAACTGCCTGGCCCGGGCCTCGGGGATCGCCACCCGGTGCTCTCAGCTCCAGAGAATGGCTGCTGCAGCGGGTTGGCATGGAGAAGTGGCAGGCACACGCAAGACCACCCCAGGCTTCCGTCTGGTGGAGAAGTACGCCATGCTGGTTGGCGGGGTGTCCATGCACAGGCAGGACCTGAGTGGGATGGTGATGCTGAAGGACAACCATATTTGGGCATCAGGAAGTATCACACAG GCTGTGAAAGCTGCCCGCTCAGTGTGCGGCTTCAGCAGCAAGATTGAGGTGGAGTGCAGCTCCAGGGAGGAGGGCAGTGAGGCGGCCAGAGCCGGGGCAGATATTGTTATGCTGGACAACTTTCAACCTCAG GATCTCCACACTGCAGCTCGTATGCTGAAGGCAGAGTTCCCAACTCTACTGATAGAAGCCAGCGGAGGAGTGACAATTGAGAGCTTACCTAAGTATTTCTCCTCCGACGTGGACATCATCTCCATGGGCTGCATCACACAGGGCTGCCCGGTTGTGGACTTCTCTCTTAAGGTTCAAAAGCCTCTCAGAGCTGCAGGAATGATGACCCCCTCCCCTAAAAATGTATAG